The Verrucomicrobium spinosum DSM 4136 = JCM 18804 DNA segment GACGACCGGCAGGGTGAAGGAGAAGGTCGTGCTGAACCCAAGGATAGAGTCGATCCAGATGTTTCCTCCATGACGCTCTACGATCTTTCGGACAATGGTCAAGCCCGCCCCAATTCCACCACCGTAATCATTGCGCCCGTGCAAGCGTTTGAATATCTGGAAAACGATGTTGCGATGTTCTGGAGCGATGCCGATGCCATTGTCACGTACTTGGATTTCGCATGTGGCCCCGTCAGCGGATGTTTCAAAGGTGATGACCACCTCTGGGACGGGTTTGTCGTTGTACTTGATGGCGTTGCTAACCAGATTGGTGAAGAGTTCACACAGCCGGTCGGAGTCGCCAAGCACGGTGGGGAGAGGGCGCGGGATGGTGGTCCTCAGGCCGCTCTCCTGGACCCGGGAAACCAGGAATTCCAGAGCATCTGCCACGCACTCGTTGAGGTCCACAGATGATTTTGGAATCTCCAGTCGGGACAGACGGGAATAGTGCAGGAGAGAATCCAGCAGCATTTCCATCCGGTCTGCCAGGCGCATGACCGTGCGGTTGTAGCCTTTGGCCTCGTCCGCCAAATCATCGCCAAAGTCCTCCATGAGGAACTGGGAGTAGTTGCGGATGCCTCGGAGGGGTTCCTTCAGGTCGTGGGAGGCGACGTAGGCGAAGGCGTCTAATTGGCTGTTCCGTTCCTGGAGATCTGCGTTGAGACGTACCAATTGCTCTGTGTGGCGGACGAAATGCTCCAAGATGGCCTGTCGAAGCTGCCGTGCGGCGTGGTACTCACAGGTCAACCAGGGCCGGGAGCGTCCTTTCACTGTCTCTTGCCAGAGGGAAAAGGATTTGCGCGGGGTCAGTCGGTCCCCATGTGGACCCACCGCTACTGCCTTGGCTGGTTCACCTGCCCACTTGACGGTCTGGACCTCCTCCTGCCGGAACCAAAACAGGTAAGCTTCTGCTTCCTGGGAAAGGCGAACGGAGAGTGTGCCACTGGCAGCGGCACAGGATGCTGAGAGACTGGGAAAGCGCTCTCCCAGCCGGTCTGTGCTCCAGACGGGCTCTTCCACCTCCCGGCCCAGACAGCCAGCAAGCTCACGTATGGAATTCTCGTCTGGAGTGATTCCGTAAAGATGGACGTGGTGGTTAAAGAGCAGGGCCGCACCCGTGGCTTCAATTCCACCGATCATGGCTTCAGGCGGGCAGCGCAATGCATCGGGAAGCGAGGGTGAATTGTACAGCTCGGAGACGAGCGCCTGGTGCTCGCGGTGAAGCATCTCTGCATAACTGTGCTGGTCCGCAGCCTCTTTTCCCGCTACTTGAAGAGAGAGGGTATGGGCGAGGAACTCGCAGGCCATGCGGGTGCCATGGGACACGTAACGCGGGGAATAGTGGTGGCAGGCAAACAGGCCCCAGAGACGGTCATTTACGACGATGGAGATGGACATGGAAGCGTCCACCCCCATGTTCTGCAGGTACTCCGCATGGATGGGGGACATCGAGCGGGTGACGCAGAAGCTCATGTCCAGCGGTTGCCGAGTGTCCGGTCGCAACGCGGGGATGAGGGGAACGGGCCGGTAGCGGACATCTGGATTGAGGCGGAGCTGAGAGCGTTTGAATAGCTCTCGCGCCTGTTTGGGGATGTCCGCGGCGGGGTAGTGCAAGCCCAGATAGCTCTCCAGATCCCCGCGACGCGCCTCTGCAATGACATGGCCGGAATCATCCTCAGCGAATCGATACACCATGACCCGGTCAAACCCGGTGAACTCCTTGACCTGCTCCGCAGCCT contains these protein-coding regions:
- a CDS encoding ATP-binding protein; its protein translation is MSLETTVDLTNCDREPIHIPGSIQPHAILMVLTEPDLVIQQITSNVSTAIKGGAENCLNRPLSELVDAHDLGYLQSKVLPRSLDEAPHYLPGMRFIGHEIRFEAIAHRHQGALILEMEHWAQDATAVHEEIYGSLKATLSQLDRMPTLETFCQKAAEQVKEFTGFDRVMVYRFAEDDSGHVIAEARRGDLESYLGLHYPAADIPKQARELFKRSQLRLNPDVRYRPVPLIPALRPDTRQPLDMSFCVTRSMSPIHAEYLQNMGVDASMSISIVVNDRLWGLFACHHYSPRYVSHGTRMACEFLAHTLSLQVAGKEAADQHSYAEMLHREHQALVSELYNSPSLPDALRCPPEAMIGGIEATGAALLFNHHVHLYGITPDENSIRELAGCLGREVEEPVWSTDRLGERFPSLSASCAAASGTLSVRLSQEAEAYLFWFRQEEVQTVKWAGEPAKAVAVGPHGDRLTPRKSFSLWQETVKGRSRPWLTCEYHAARQLRQAILEHFVRHTEQLVRLNADLQERNSQLDAFAYVASHDLKEPLRGIRNYSQFLMEDFGDDLADEAKGYNRTVMRLADRMEMLLDSLLHYSRLSRLEIPKSSVDLNECVADALEFLVSRVQESGLRTTIPRPLPTVLGDSDRLCELFTNLVSNAIKYNDKPVPEVVITFETSADGATCEIQVRDNGIGIAPEHRNIVFQIFKRLHGRNDYGGGIGAGLTIVRKIVERHGGNIWIDSILGFSTTFSFTLPVVSPHAP